Sequence from the Clostridium saccharobutylicum DSM 13864 genome:
TCTAATTTTGCCATAGAAGCTGTCTTTTCTTTGCCGCTTGCTGCTACAAGTTCAAGCCAAGCAATAATTTTTCTTTCATATTTATCTTTGTCCTCAATTTCAGGTGCCAATAAATGTATTCTTAATACTGTTGATATCATAAATGTTAACTCATCACAACTTGGATATTGTTTAATTAAATCACTGGCCTTTTCAAAAGCCTTTTGGAATCCCTCTTTTGATGCCATTTCACCTACCTCTTTTGTAAGCTTTTTTACTTCTATATCTGTTAATTCCTCATTAAATGCTAATAAAGTATTAACATCAATTTTTAGAACACGTGCAAGAGGTGGCAACAGAGTTATATCTGGATATGATATTCCGTTTTCCCACTTATTTACTGCTGGTGCACTTATATTTAAATAGTTGGCAACTTGCTCTTGTGTAAGATTTTCATTTTTTCTATAATACCTGATAACTTCACTTATTTTCATAAAATTAACGCCTCCATTTATTGATGTGCTTAATTAACTAACTTAAAACCTCGTTAATTGAATGATACCAAAGGTACTAGCCTTAAACAATTGAACAATCTTCATCTTTTATCCATAAAAATTAATCATCAGTTAATTTATAGTGTAATTTAAAATTTATAATACTATATATTTATTTGCTAATAGATATAATCCAACTACTCCTTTAGCATCATAAGATAAATTCAGTGAAATTAAAACTCTAACATAGGATTCATATGCTTATTATTCATTATCTGTAAATTCGAACAACTCTTCCACAGTGGCGTAAAACACTTTTGCAATATCCATAGCAAGCTTTAAAGAGGGGTTAATACTTTCCATTTTCCACAATGCCATTCTATATCCCCTTTACATCCATAATATAAAAGATTACAGTTCTAAGTATCGATACTACAACCAGCATCCACACCAGTGCATATCCTATCATAATGTGGTTTAAAAATTCTAATGCTCCTGCAAATGCAATAATAATCATTGCTATCATCTTAACATTTATACATATTGTATTAGCCCGATCTAAATTCTGCTTTACCAATTCATCCACAGCTTCCTGCTTATATTTCTTAATTCTAAAGTATTGTATAAGTACAAAGATAATTGTAAATATGGCTAATGTATACTGAATATTTATCTATTTTACTGGTGGTTTCCATAATGGTACATCTACAAATGTAGTTTCTTTTATATTTGGAAGAATATCATATATAGAACAATTCATTTGCTCTTCAAAATACTCTTTCATTTCAAATGTTGCATTCCAACGTTCAACCGTAAATGAAAATATTCCATAGCGCCTTGTTGTATTAACAAATCGTTTTTCTAACATACAAAAACCTTGAGCGTCTGCAAGTGAATCACAAACAATCAACAGTTTATCATAGTCATCATAGACTGCATCATTAATATATTTTCTAACAAATTGGCTTTCTTCATAATTCATATCATTTTTGCCTATTTCTTTGTCAAAGTCAGAAACTGGGAATGAATGTGTCAAACAAATTCTACCAACTTCATCCCAGCCTTTTTCCAGCATGAATTTATATCCATCAATACCATGTCGTCTTGCACTTATGCCGTATCTTCTACCTATATCATGAAGAAGTCCTAATACATACGCTTTGTCTGGGTTAATATTACTACATTTTTCAGCAATCATTTGGGCCGCTAATCCTACATTGATAGAATGCTGTGTCCATGGTCCTTGGTTTAATTGTCCTGCTATCTCTAATTCCTTTTCAGCCATTTCTCTATTTGGAAACATATTACCATCCTTCCTAAATAATTCAAATTCTAACTTGCCGTCCTATCCCTTAGCTAGTTAAATCTCTGTTGAGTTGCCCTATAAATTATAAATGGTATTATAAAAATCAGTGCAAATCATATTTTTTACATTGGACATCGATAACGGACCTTTCCAATACTGTTTTTTCCATACTCAATAGCTTCCGTTGGACATTTAGAGATACATGCCATGCAGTGAGTACATTTCTTGCCCCAGACAGGTTTGTTTTCTTTTAGATGAATATTGTTAAGGGGACATTCTTTCACACATATGCCACATCCTATACATTTATCATCTGCTGTAAACTTATCTGATTTTACAATAAACGGATAAAACACTGTATTTACAACAGAACTGTGCAAACAATCAACAATGTTACTTTGTACATCAGGAAGCATCTTTTCCTCCCGAATCCTTCCTGCAATCTTATTAATTATGGGATTTGCATTCTCAATAATCTGCCTTGCAACCGATTCCTCAGGTGCATCAAACATGGCAATATAATTCTCTGGCATCACAATACTAGCTGCCCCCATATATCGAAAGCCTTTTCTTTTACAGAGTTGTTTTATATATTTCTTTGCATTTCCAATACTGTCACCACAATTCATAACAAAATAGGCATTCAAATCGCCTGTGAATTTGGTTTTAGCAATCCAGTCTTCTACTATTCTTGGAATTCTCCATGCATAGGTTGGCACGACAAAAACTAATCTGACGGCTGCATTTATTTCTGATACATCATTCTCCTTAATTCTTTCATTCATTGAAATAAGCCTATCTCCGCTGAGCTCTGCCATTCGCTTAGCAATATAGTAACTATTTCCTGTTCCTGTAAAATATAAAATCATTAAAATCCACCTATCTTTACCTTTTATTCTTCGTCGCTTCTGTTATAAGTAAAATCATATAGATTAATCATTTCTGTTTCTGCTCCATTTAATGCTGCTCCCTAAAGAGCTTTATTTAACAAAATTCCTGTGTTCCTATCTTTTCCTGGACTTCCATTAATGGTAATTATCTTCATGTTTAAAACCCCATTTCCTATTTTATAAAATTTATTTTATAAATAGTGTAATGGTTGTAGTATGGAACAATGTCAAGAATTATTTATTAAAGATTTAAAAAAATCACATTCACCTAAATGTTTATTTTCCTTTACTTTATTCAATAATTCTATCAATTCATATAATTCTTTAGCTTGATTTACAATTCCAGTTATCTTATTATCTATATACTCTACTAACTTATCTTGATTGACACATTTATCATTACTAATCATCTTAATCAAATCAGATATTTCTCTTATGCTAAATCTTTTCTAGTATATTTGTCCAAACTTCTTTTCCTTATTTATTAATCCAAAACTTAAAAGTTTATTTTAGTAAAACAATTTAAAATTTACTAGTTTGTATTATGCTCATAATCTGTTGCACCATTGTTCTTTTGTAATACAAGTTATATGTTCTGTTCTGATATCATTCATTAGATACCATTTCATGTTTTTTTCTGTATGATGATATTGAAAACCGCATTTTTCTTGAACACGCAAAGACTTTTCATTACCCTCAAAATATCCACACCAAATAATTTTAAGTCCAAGTTCTTCAAATCCATGTCGTATAAGTTCGTTAACTGCTTCTGGAATTAGACCTTGCCCCCAATAAGGAACACCAATCCAATAACCGATTTCACCTTCATCATTTCCTAAAGCCATGTTGCTTTTTTTGCCGATCATAAGTCCTATACTACCAATTGGTAAATTATCATCTTTTAATACAACTGCATAAGTTTCATCCTCAGAAAGTACATCTCTAATAATCTGACGACTATTCTCAACATCAGTATGAACAGGCCAACCTGCAATAGGTCCTACATTAGGATCTTTTGCATATTTATATAACTGCTGTGCATCCTCTTCTTTCCATGGACGTAAAATTAGCCTATCAGTTTTAAATATCATTTTTCATCACATCCTTACTTACTAAAATATCAATAATCTACTCTACAAATTACTCCTTGTCGCTCTGACATATATTTTTTAATTTCTT
This genomic interval carries:
- a CDS encoding HD domain-containing protein, which gives rise to MFPNREMAEKELEIAGQLNQGPWTQHSINVGLAAQMIAEKCSNINPDKAYVLGLLHDIGRRYGISARRHGIDGYKFMLEKGWDEVGRICLTHSFPVSDFDKEIGKNDMNYEESQFVRKYINDAVYDDYDKLLIVCDSLADAQGFCMLEKRFVNTTRRYGIFSFTVERWNATFEMKEYFEEQMNCSIYDILPNIKETTFVDVPLWKPPVK
- a CDS encoding EFR1 family ferrodoxin (N-terminal region resembles flavodoxins. C-terminal ferrodoxin region binds two 4Fe-4S clusters.), which codes for MILYFTGTGNSYYIAKRMAELSGDRLISMNERIKENDVSEINAAVRLVFVVPTYAWRIPRIVEDWIAKTKFTGDLNAYFVMNCGDSIGNAKKYIKQLCKRKGFRYMGAASIVMPENYIAMFDAPEESVARQIIENANPIINKIAGRIREEKMLPDVQSNIVDCLHSSVVNTVFYPFIVKSDKFTADDKCIGCGICVKECPLNNIHLKENKPVWGKKCTHCMACISKCPTEAIEYGKNSIGKVRYRCPM
- a CDS encoding GNAT family N-acetyltransferase, whose product is MIFKTDRLILRPWKEEDAQQLYKYAKDPNVGPIAGWPVHTDVENSRQIIRDVLSEDETYAVVLKDDNLPIGSIGLMIGKKSNMALGNDEGEIGYWIGVPYWGQGLIPEAVNELIRHGFEELGLKIIWCGYFEGNEKSLRVQEKCGFQYHHTEKNMKWYLMNDIRTEHITCITKEQWCNRL